One stretch of Juglans microcarpa x Juglans regia isolate MS1-56 chromosome 3D, Jm3101_v1.0, whole genome shotgun sequence DNA includes these proteins:
- the LOC121254810 gene encoding paramyosin: MASVGGEDADAVLSDVEGEEPIPIVIKNPTQEDISVEKFRELLAELDRERQAREVAENSKSELQVSFNRLKALAHEAIKKRDESGRQRDEALREKEEALRSSEKVTAELAEANRAKDELSKQRDEIAKQFDEAVKERDGLRSEIETSSHMMITGIEKISAKVSNIKNFTVGGLPRSLKYTGLPAVAYGVIKRTNEIVEELLRQIDATTKSRNETREQMEQRNYEIAIEVSQLEATMNGLREEVAKKTSVVETLEKTIAGKDGKISEIERDTMEKLNKVENEALELRQIVSEYDDKLRSLESKMESQRPLLIDQLNLVSRIHERIYDVIKIVDFNNLDQSEFSESLFLPQEMDMEENIRAALAGMESIYELIKIVVQKTRDLVEEKSREIKGLDETVGQLVKEKEHIGSLLRSALTNRMAMDPSSKGNALFQVAENGLREAGIDFKFSKLLEDRKVPNPNDKVDVPGTESDEIYSLAGALEKIVKASQLEIIELQHSVDDLRAESSLLKEHVEIQAKELDHRMQRIEELEEKERVANESVEGLMMDIAAAEEEITRWKVAAEQEAAAGRAVEQDFAAQLSSIKQELQEAKQAVLESEKKLKFKEETATAAMAARDAAEKSLRLADSRASRLRDRLEELTRQLEEFENREDLRGQNRPRYVCWPWQWLGMDFVGVRGSEIEQQGSNEMELSEPLL, encoded by the exons ATGGCGAGTGTGGGTGGCGAAGACGCTGATGCGGTTCTCAGCGACGTGGAGGGCGAAGAACCGATCCCGATCGTGATCAAGAATCCGACTCAGGAGGATATCTCCGTCGAGAAATTTCGTGAGCTTCTCGCCGAACTCGATCGCGAGCGGCAGGCTCGCGAGGTGGCGGAGAACTCGAAATCGGAGTTGCAGGTTTCGTTCAACCGCTTGAAGGCTCTGGCTCACGAAGCAATTAAGAAGCGCGACGAGAGCGGGAGGCAGAGGGACGAAGCTCTGCGCGAGAAGGAAGAAGCTCTGAGGTCGAGTGAGAAGGTCACGGCAGAATTGGCTGAGGCGAATAGAGCAAAAGACGAGCTTTCGAAGCAGAGAGATGAGATTGCGAAGCAATTTGATGAAGCAGTGAAGGAGAGGGACGGATTAAGATCGGAGATTGAGACTTCTAGCCATATGATGATAACTGGGATAGAGAAGATATCGGCGAAGGTTAGCAATATCAAGAATTTCACAGTGGGTGGGTTGCCAAGGTCGCTAAAATACACGGGGTTGCCAGCGGTGGCATATGGTGTGATTAAACGGACGAACGAGATTGTAGAAGAGCTCCTAAGACAGATTGATGCCACGACTAAGTCTAGGAATGAAACAAGGGAACAGATGGAGCAGAGGAATTATGAGATTGCCATTGAGGTTTCTCAGCTTGAAGCAACGATGAATGGGTTGAGGGAAGAAGTTGCGAAGAAGACTTCGGTTGTTGAGACTTTGGAGAAGACTATAGCCGGAAAGGATGGAAAGATATCTGAAATTGAAAGAGATACGATGGAGAAATTGAATAAGGTTGAGAATGAGGCTTTGGAGCTGAGGCAGATAGTCAGTGAGTATGATGACAAGTTGAGGAGTTTAGAATCAAAGATGGAATCACAGAGGCCTTTGCTAATTGATCAGTTGAATCTTGTGTCGAGAATTCATGAACGGATATATGATGTGATCAAGATAgttgattttaataatttggacCAGTCAGAGTTCTCTGAGTCGTTGTTTCTCCCGCAGGAAATGGACATGGAGGAGAATATTCGTGCTGCTTTGGCTGGGATGGAGTCTATTTATGAGCTGATCAAAATTGTTGTTCAAAAGACCAGGGATTTAGTAGAGGAGAAGAGTCGTGAAATAAAGGGTTTGGATGAAACAGTAGGTCAACTGGTCAAGGAGAAAGAGCATATTGGATCATTACTTAGGAGTGCTTTGACAAATAGGATGGCAATGGATCCATCTTCCAAAGGGAATGCACTGTTTCAAGTTGCAGAAAATGGTTTGAGGGAGGCTGGGATAGATTTCAAATTCAGTAAGCTTCTTGAGGATAGAAAGGTTCCAAATCCCAATGACAAAGTGGATGTGCCAGGGACAGAGAGTGATGAGATATACTCTTTG GCTGGTGCTTTGGAGAAGATTGTTAAGGCATCTCAGCTTGAGATCATTGAGCTGCAACATTCTGTGGATGACCTAAG GGCAGAGTCAAGCTTACTTAAAGAGCATGTAGAGATTCAAGCCAAGGAGCTTGACCATAGAATGCAACGGATAGAGGAACTCGAAGAAAAGGAGAGAGTGGCGAATGAAagt GTTGAAGGGCTTATGATGGACATTGCTGCTGCTGAAGAAGAAATCACGAGATGGAAAGTAGCAGCAGAGCAAGAAGCTGCTGCAGGCAGAGCTGTTGAACAAGACTTTGCGGCGCAG TTGTCATCAATTAAGCAGGAGCTTCAAGAAGCTAAGCAAGCCGTGTTGGAGTCTGAAAAGAAGCTCAAATTCAAAGAAGAGACAGCCACTGCTGCCATGGCTGCAAGAGATGCAGCTGAGAAGTCATTGAGGTTGGCAGACTCGAGGGCGTCCAGGCTGAGAGATAGATTAGAGGAGCTTACCCGTCAGCTCGAAGAATTTGAGAACCGGGAAGACTTGAGGGGCCAAAATAGGCCTAGATATGTATGCTGGCCGTGGCAGTGGCTTGGGATGGACTTTGTAGGCGTCCGCGGGTCTGAGATAGAACAACAGGGTTCCAATGAAATGGAGCTTTCTGAACCTCTTTTAtga